One segment of Sandaracinaceae bacterium DNA contains the following:
- a CDS encoding iron-sulfur cluster assembly accessory protein, whose amino-acid sequence MTLPLPEGVTYADPRLTLTPKAVEMAKAKLLDAGEPVYGLRLGVKGGGCAGYSYVIDYATKIRADKDLVYHFDGLHVVVDQKSIEVLKGSTLDWERRLMGYGFKWINPNAKNDCGCGESFDVA is encoded by the coding sequence ATGACCCTGCCTCTGCCCGAGGGCGTCACCTACGCCGATCCCCGCCTGACCCTGACGCCCAAGGCCGTCGAGATGGCCAAGGCCAAGCTGCTGGACGCGGGCGAGCCCGTCTATGGGCTGCGGCTCGGGGTCAAGGGGGGTGGCTGCGCGGGCTACAGCTACGTCATCGACTACGCCACCAAGATCCGCGCCGACAAAGACCTCGTCTATCACTTCGACGGGCTGCACGTGGTGGTGGACCAGAAGAGCATCGAGGTGCTCAAGGGCTCCACGCTCGACTGGGAGCGGCGCCTGATGGGCTACGGTTTCAAGTGGATCAACCCCAACGCCAAGAACGACTGCGGCTGCGGCGAGTCCTTCGACGTGGCGTGA
- a CDS encoding sulfotransferase encodes MRPSNPHDPEYGLLPIYAPGLAEVKAAFKRHMRLRRLPTWALFSSIYATVASGMKAATALDDKLHPGWRDQPIREPVFIIGNARSGTTMLHRLMTIDEETFSGMKLYQSSLNNVSVQRGLQALGRLDDKLPLHPMQAAIDQVNALMFTGWDGIHKLGIDQHEEDEATWALGMTSITVNLLVPYTEELNSMRFFDRMDPEFRARFMDFYEASIKRHLFATAPDKRFINKNVFFTPRVRSVVERMPDARFLYLVRDPAEALPSFLSMWWEKWVSHTPEIQKDGPEAQQLVQLAYDYYDYALGLLDDLGPNQILVVRYDELTQDPDEEVHRIYDWLGIEMSPSFKQDLYDFTHAQRCYESAHEYTLEDFGLTRDEVYAGAKRFCERFGFKR; translated from the coding sequence ATGCGGCCTTCGAACCCCCACGATCCCGAGTACGGACTGCTTCCGATCTACGCCCCGGGCCTGGCGGAGGTGAAGGCCGCTTTCAAGCGCCACATGCGCCTGCGCCGGCTGCCCACCTGGGCGCTGTTCTCGTCCATCTACGCCACCGTCGCTTCTGGGATGAAGGCGGCTACCGCGCTCGACGACAAGCTGCACCCCGGCTGGCGTGACCAGCCCATCCGTGAGCCCGTGTTCATCATCGGCAACGCGCGCAGCGGCACCACCATGCTGCACCGCCTGATGACCATCGACGAAGAGACCTTCAGCGGCATGAAGCTCTATCAGAGCTCGCTGAACAACGTCTCCGTGCAGCGCGGCCTGCAGGCCCTCGGCCGGCTGGACGACAAGCTGCCCCTGCACCCCATGCAGGCCGCCATCGACCAGGTGAACGCGCTCATGTTCACGGGCTGGGACGGCATCCACAAGCTGGGCATCGACCAGCACGAGGAGGACGAGGCCACCTGGGCGCTCGGGATGACCTCCATCACGGTCAACCTGCTGGTCCCGTACACCGAAGAGCTCAACAGCATGCGCTTCTTCGATCGCATGGACCCGGAGTTCCGCGCGCGGTTCATGGACTTCTACGAGGCGAGCATCAAGCGTCACCTCTTCGCCACCGCCCCGGACAAGCGCTTCATCAACAAGAACGTCTTCTTCACCCCGCGCGTGCGCTCGGTGGTGGAGCGCATGCCCGACGCGCGCTTCCTGTACCTGGTGCGCGACCCGGCCGAGGCGCTGCCTTCGTTCCTGAGCATGTGGTGGGAGAAGTGGGTCTCGCACACGCCCGAGATCCAGAAGGACGGCCCCGAGGCCCAGCAGCTGGTGCAGCTGGCGTACGACTACTACGACTACGCCCTCGGCCTGCTGGACGACCTGGGTCCCAACCAGATCCTGGTGGTGCGCTACGACGAGCTCACCCAGGACCCGGACGAAGAGGTCCACCGCATCTACGACTGGCTGGGCATCGAGATGTCCCCGTCGTTCAAGCAGGACCTCTACGACTTCACGCACGCCCAGCGCTGCTACGAGAGCGCCCACGAGTACACGCTCGAAGACTTCGGGCTCACCCGTGACGAGGTCTACGCAGGCGCCAAGCGCTTCTGCGAGCGCTTCGGTTTCAAGCGCTGA
- a CDS encoding DUF3105 domain-containing protein, whose product MLTPPRPLYLSLLLLAACTSPEGTPTRFDEVTTHPDAPPIAPFETCSVYTARETVTSFNHEFVCSELTHTSYPPVGGDHYPIWAAYQEYEAPVPWGFLLHAMEHGAVVVAYRCEDEASCTLADELRAILDERPDDPRCAGQATRNRMILVPDPDLDQPIAAVAWGRMYLATCLDSASLHAFIDAAYGNAREDLCNAGMDGSAAGWCAAP is encoded by the coding sequence ATGTTGACCCCCCCGCGGCCCTTGTACCTCTCGCTGCTGCTTCTCGCGGCCTGCACCAGTCCGGAGGGCACCCCCACTCGCTTCGACGAGGTCACCACGCACCCCGACGCGCCGCCCATCGCGCCCTTCGAGACGTGCAGCGTGTACACGGCGCGCGAGACGGTCACCTCGTTCAACCACGAGTTCGTGTGCTCCGAGCTCACGCACACCAGCTACCCGCCCGTGGGCGGCGACCACTACCCCATCTGGGCGGCCTACCAGGAGTACGAGGCGCCGGTGCCGTGGGGCTTCCTGCTGCACGCCATGGAGCACGGGGCCGTGGTGGTGGCGTACCGCTGCGAAGACGAGGCCAGCTGCACGCTGGCCGACGAGCTGCGCGCGATCCTGGACGAGCGCCCGGACGACCCGCGCTGCGCCGGCCAGGCCACCCGCAACCGCATGATCCTGGTGCCCGACCCGGACCTGGACCAGCCCATCGCCGCCGTGGCGTGGGGCCGCATGTACCTGGCGACGTGCCTGGACTCGGCGTCCCTGCACGCCTTCATCGACGCGGCCTACGGCAACGCCCGCGAAGACCTGTGCAATGCCGGCATGGACGGGTCGGCAGCCGGCTGGTGCGCCGCGCCTTGA
- a CDS encoding serine/threonine protein kinase, producing MKQHPMSDAAQLSLDNVLRTLAVDADTIQRAPSRTIEPALLPDEAAKRALELLQSITPAGVRGRSVHVGDLLGQGGMGEVLLADQVSMGRKVAVKRLKREATTEANTIKLLQEAWVTGYMEHPNIIPVYDITVDESGTPLILLMRIEGTQWGHLMDDPETVRERFNNSDLLEWNLRVLMQVCDAVHFAHTRGIIHRDLKPENIMIGELGEVYVVDWGIAVSMRIEHTGRIPLARHATQMAGTPCYMAPEMLGGEKSMLSERTDVYLLGAMLFEMLAGTVPHSGKKLPDIIASIISSPPPIPDGVPHELGRICRRAMDADPKARFESALQFKLALESFLRHRGSRQLARQAAGRLREMLRELERPGADDGDDERHLHLHNMFAECRFAFRESLKEWPDNGAAIEGIRRATAAMVEYELRLGDAKAAATLLSGLEQPPAELRQRVEEAQLHKVAEARRVSEIVRDNGSATGARTRVLLGLIMGVSWTLSPLALNRWLPNLTGLSRETHLGLIYSTGAFLLVGIGFAWWARDSMTKTKLNRQLMATVMFTMMSQMVMNLVCGVMQVPVETTMVLNFFLWFAITGMISLLVEQRFWVSTLGYFVALFTVAFLPASRYWVMSASHLVLTANVLIMWGPTALELIRRGEDAPPYPKLPELDGSLVRSGLTSLRDMAAAADHHARKSTVSEEVPIEDLPPPVRRDPPG from the coding sequence ATGAAGCAACACCCCATGAGCGACGCCGCGCAGCTTTCCCTCGACAACGTCCTCCGGACGCTCGCGGTCGACGCCGACACCATCCAGCGGGCGCCCTCGCGGACCATCGAGCCGGCGCTGCTGCCGGACGAGGCCGCCAAGCGCGCGCTCGAGCTGCTGCAGTCCATCACGCCTGCTGGCGTGCGCGGGCGCAGCGTGCACGTGGGGGACCTGCTGGGTCAGGGCGGCATGGGCGAGGTGCTGCTGGCCGACCAGGTGTCCATGGGCCGCAAGGTGGCCGTGAAGCGCCTCAAGCGTGAGGCCACCACCGAGGCCAACACCATCAAGCTGCTGCAGGAGGCCTGGGTCACGGGCTACATGGAGCACCCCAACATCATCCCCGTGTACGACATCACGGTGGACGAGTCGGGCACGCCGCTCATCCTGCTCATGCGCATCGAGGGGACCCAGTGGGGTCACCTCATGGACGACCCCGAGACGGTGCGCGAGCGCTTCAACAACAGCGACCTGCTCGAGTGGAACCTGCGCGTGCTCATGCAGGTGTGCGACGCGGTCCACTTCGCGCACACGCGCGGCATCATCCACCGCGACCTCAAGCCCGAGAACATCATGATCGGGGAGCTGGGCGAGGTCTACGTGGTGGACTGGGGCATCGCCGTGAGCATGCGCATCGAGCACACCGGCCGCATCCCGCTCGCGCGGCACGCCACGCAGATGGCGGGCACGCCTTGCTACATGGCGCCCGAGATGCTGGGCGGTGAGAAGAGCATGCTCAGCGAGCGCACCGACGTGTACCTGCTGGGCGCCATGCTCTTCGAGATGCTGGCCGGCACGGTGCCGCACAGCGGCAAGAAGCTGCCGGACATCATCGCCAGCATCATCTCGTCGCCACCGCCCATCCCAGACGGCGTGCCGCACGAGCTGGGGCGCATCTGCCGGCGGGCCATGGACGCGGACCCGAAGGCGCGCTTCGAGTCGGCGCTGCAGTTCAAGCTGGCGCTCGAGAGCTTCCTGCGGCACCGCGGCTCGCGGCAGCTGGCGCGTCAGGCTGCCGGCCGCTTGCGCGAGATGCTGCGCGAGCTGGAGCGCCCCGGCGCCGACGACGGCGACGACGAGCGCCACCTGCACCTGCACAACATGTTCGCGGAGTGCCGCTTCGCCTTCCGCGAGTCCCTCAAGGAGTGGCCCGACAACGGCGCCGCCATCGAAGGCATTCGGCGCGCCACCGCCGCCATGGTGGAGTACGAGCTGCGCCTGGGCGACGCGAAGGCCGCGGCCACGCTGCTGAGCGGGCTCGAGCAGCCACCCGCCGAGCTGCGCCAGCGCGTGGAGGAGGCGCAGCTGCACAAGGTGGCCGAGGCCCGCCGCGTGAGCGAGATCGTGCGCGACAACGGCTCCGCCACGGGCGCCCGCACGCGCGTGCTGCTGGGCTTGATCATGGGCGTGAGCTGGACCCTGAGCCCGCTGGCGCTGAACCGCTGGCTGCCCAACCTGACGGGGCTCTCGCGCGAGACGCACCTCGGGCTGATCTACTCCACGGGCGCGTTCCTGCTGGTGGGCATCGGCTTCGCGTGGTGGGCGCGCGACTCCATGACCAAGACCAAGCTCAACCGTCAGCTCATGGCCACGGTCATGTTCACCATGATGTCGCAGATGGTCATGAACCTGGTCTGCGGCGTCATGCAGGTGCCTGTCGAGACCACCATGGTGCTGAACTTCTTCCTGTGGTTCGCCATCACGGGGATGATCTCGCTCCTGGTGGAGCAGCGCTTCTGGGTGTCCACGCTGGGCTACTTCGTGGCGCTGTTCACCGTGGCGTTCCTGCCCGCGTCCCGTTACTGGGTCATGAGCGCGAGCCACCTGGTGCTGACCGCCAACGTGCTGATCATGTGGGGCCCCACGGCGCTCGAGCTCATCCGCCGCGGCGAGGACGCGCCGCCCTACCCGAAGCTGCCCGAGCTGGACGGCAGCCTGGTGCGCAGCGGGCTGACCAGCCTGCGCGACATGGCCGCGGCAGCCGACCACCACGCCCGCAAGAGCACGGTCTCGGAGGAGGTCCCCATCGAGGATCTGCCGCCTCCGGTGCGCCGCGACCCGCCGGGTTGA
- the moaA gene encoding GTP 3',8-cyclase MoaA, translating to MKRLPVVSSRMATYDALAVVPPTPAGFGANGLPALTDSRGRRYTYARISLTDRCDMACVYCMPPGGEDEHAVREELMTFEEVARLVQVLAAMGVTRVRFTGGEPLVRKDIVRLVALTHRLAPKVELVMTTNAGRLAELAAPLREAGLRGVNVSIDSLDEARFAEITRGGSLPAVLAGLHAAREAGLRLKTNTVAMRGMNDRELEALVRFAWSLGATPRFIELMPLGEGAKLPLGMGMTRADVEQALGDLLVHAGSDTAPAAADQGPARYAHARGDEQKQVGFITPLSSTFCDSCNRIRLTARGDLRSCLASRSALSLRDILRAGGTDADVAWALETALGKKGEGHGFLNASESEHTHVGMSLIGG from the coding sequence ATGAAGCGCCTCCCCGTGGTCAGCAGCCGCATGGCGACCTACGACGCGCTCGCGGTCGTGCCGCCCACGCCGGCGGGCTTCGGCGCAAACGGTCTGCCGGCGCTCACGGACAGCCGCGGGCGGCGCTACACCTACGCGCGCATCAGCCTGACCGACCGCTGCGACATGGCGTGCGTGTACTGCATGCCGCCCGGTGGCGAAGACGAGCACGCCGTGCGTGAAGAGCTGATGACCTTCGAGGAGGTCGCGCGGCTGGTGCAGGTGCTCGCCGCCATGGGGGTCACGCGCGTCCGCTTCACCGGCGGCGAGCCGCTGGTGCGCAAGGACATCGTGCGGCTGGTGGCCCTCACCCACAGGCTGGCCCCGAAGGTGGAGCTGGTCATGACCACCAACGCCGGCCGCTTGGCCGAGCTGGCGGCGCCCCTGCGCGAGGCCGGGCTGCGCGGCGTGAACGTGTCCATCGACTCGCTGGACGAGGCGCGCTTTGCCGAGATCACGCGCGGCGGCTCGCTGCCCGCGGTGCTGGCGGGGCTGCACGCGGCGCGCGAGGCCGGCCTGCGGCTCAAGACCAACACCGTGGCCATGCGCGGCATGAACGATCGCGAGCTCGAGGCCCTGGTGCGCTTCGCTTGGTCGCTGGGGGCTACCCCACGCTTCATCGAGCTCATGCCGCTGGGCGAGGGCGCCAAGCTGCCCCTCGGCATGGGCATGACGCGCGCAGACGTGGAGCAGGCGCTGGGCGACCTCCTGGTGCATGCGGGCAGCGACACCGCACCGGCTGCGGCTGATCAGGGCCCGGCCCGCTACGCGCACGCACGCGGGGACGAGCAGAAGCAGGTGGGCTTCATCACCCCGCTGAGCAGCACCTTCTGCGACTCCTGCAACCGCATCCGCCTCACGGCGCGCGGCGACCTGCGCAGCTGCCTGGCGTCGCGCAGCGCGCTCAGCCTGCGGGACATCCTGCGGGCCGGCGGCACGGACGCCGACGTGGCCTGGGCGCTCGAGACCGCGCTGGGTAAAAAGGGCGAGGGTCACGGGTTCCTGAACGCCAGCGAGTCGGAGCACACCCACGTTGGGATGAGCCTGATCGGCGGCTAG
- a CDS encoding TetR/AcrR family transcriptional regulator, whose translation MATRKAATTGSTVRAARAELYRAAILTAAERVFAEQGYEASRMQTVAAEAGVALGTLYKVFAGKQDVLDAIHRQRGEELIHAAISTADLASGGPLEAILSGTTSYIRYMAANLDYLKIHLAGGHSWALGRGYISPEQVRQFDTGLQVIAMFFTRAMDAGVMVKEDPVLSARLMIAAHQVMLSDYIDHGDGDVDALIARVRAYMLRAFAA comes from the coding sequence ATGGCAACGCGAAAGGCAGCGACCACCGGCAGCACGGTCCGGGCGGCGCGCGCAGAGCTGTACCGGGCGGCTATCCTCACGGCGGCCGAGCGCGTGTTCGCCGAGCAGGGCTACGAGGCCTCGCGCATGCAGACCGTCGCCGCCGAGGCGGGGGTCGCGCTGGGCACGCTCTACAAGGTCTTCGCCGGCAAGCAGGACGTGCTGGACGCCATCCATCGTCAGCGCGGCGAGGAGCTCATCCACGCGGCCATCTCCACGGCGGATCTCGCCTCGGGCGGTCCGCTCGAGGCCATCCTGAGCGGCACCACGTCGTACATCCGCTACATGGCCGCCAACCTGGACTACCTCAAGATCCACTTGGCGGGCGGCCACTCATGGGCGCTCGGCCGCGGCTACATCAGCCCGGAGCAGGTGCGGCAGTTCGACACCGGGCTCCAGGTCATCGCCATGTTCTTCACGCGCGCCATGGACGCCGGCGTCATGGTGAAGGAAGACCCGGTGCTCTCGGCGCGCCTCATGATCGCCGCCCACCAGGTCATGCTGTCCGACTACATCGACCACGGCGACGGCGACGTGGACGCGCTCATCGCCCGCGTGCGTGCGTACATGCTGCGCGCCTTCGCGGCGTGA
- a CDS encoding Rieske (2Fe-2S) protein — protein MQNRYYTPGIPMGWFQVEYTDQLKAGDVKPLKYFGKDLVLYRTESGEAVLLDAFCPHLGAHLGHGGKVKGENIECPFHAWQFSTDGNVAVVPYAQRLPRKACLPKWTVKEVGGLVMTWYHPEGGAPKWDIPDEIPEWGNAAGERNAMWTDYEIREWTIRTTNQEMAENSVDSAHFHYVHGATNMPQSEAEVREHVLRVFSNTGMETPRGPVPGSVESLAYGFGMALVRFKGIVETLNVACTTPIDADNVHVRFAFAVNKSAGANVAKGVGAAFVKEVSRQLGQDIPIWENKIQHEAPLLCDGDGPIGMFRRWCQQFYAQPQEAAAAE, from the coding sequence ATGCAGAATCGCTACTACACCCCAGGCATCCCCATGGGTTGGTTCCAGGTCGAGTACACCGACCAGCTGAAGGCGGGCGACGTCAAGCCGCTCAAGTACTTCGGCAAGGACCTGGTCCTGTACCGCACGGAGAGCGGCGAAGCGGTCTTGCTGGATGCCTTCTGTCCGCACCTCGGCGCGCACCTCGGCCACGGCGGCAAGGTCAAGGGCGAGAACATCGAGTGCCCGTTCCACGCCTGGCAGTTCAGCACCGACGGCAACGTCGCGGTCGTGCCCTACGCGCAGCGCCTGCCGCGCAAGGCGTGCCTGCCCAAGTGGACCGTCAAGGAGGTGGGTGGCCTCGTCATGACCTGGTACCACCCCGAAGGCGGCGCCCCCAAGTGGGACATCCCGGACGAGATCCCGGAGTGGGGCAACGCGGCCGGCGAGCGCAACGCCATGTGGACGGACTACGAGATCCGCGAGTGGACCATCCGCACCACCAACCAGGAGATGGCCGAGAACTCGGTGGACTCGGCGCACTTCCACTACGTGCACGGCGCCACCAACATGCCGCAGTCCGAGGCCGAGGTGCGTGAGCACGTGCTGCGCGTCTTCAGCAACACCGGCATGGAGACCCCGCGTGGCCCGGTGCCCGGCTCGGTGGAGAGCCTGGCCTACGGCTTCGGCATGGCGCTGGTGCGCTTCAAGGGCATCGTGGAGACGCTCAACGTGGCGTGCACCACCCCCATCGACGCGGACAACGTGCACGTGCGCTTCGCCTTCGCGGTGAACAAGAGCGCCGGCGCCAACGTGGCCAAGGGCGTGGGCGCGGCCTTCGTGAAGGAAGTCAGCCGTCAGCTCGGCCAGGACATCCCCATCTGGGAGAACAAGATCCAGCACGAGGCGCCGCTGCTCTGCGACGGCGACGGCCCCATCGGCATGTTCCGGCGCTGGTGCCAGCAGTTCTACGCCCAGCCGCAAGAAGCCGCTGCCGCGGAGTGA
- a CDS encoding nuclear transport factor 2 family protein: MTTWAVQEIEEAFRHFWNTGMIREDWDAWADLFTEDVVYEERVLGTMVGRETVRAWIKPLMEKYGEIYGVYDWHLVNPSGNGSVVFRMENRRDHPSGEGYMDFPGMTILQYAGNGMWSREEDYWAEKISVQCYLAYEKALKQHDARHRERRTRLDWGNGPEWTKGPASFWEHRPAQRPAGL; encoded by the coding sequence ATGACCACGTGGGCCGTGCAAGAGATCGAGGAGGCGTTCCGCCACTTCTGGAACACCGGGATGATCCGCGAAGACTGGGACGCCTGGGCCGACCTCTTCACGGAAGACGTGGTCTATGAGGAGCGCGTGCTGGGCACCATGGTGGGGCGCGAGACCGTCCGCGCGTGGATCAAGCCGCTCATGGAGAAGTACGGCGAGATCTACGGCGTGTACGACTGGCACCTGGTGAACCCGAGCGGCAACGGGAGCGTGGTCTTCCGCATGGAGAACCGGCGCGACCACCCGAGCGGCGAGGGCTACATGGACTTCCCGGGCATGACCATCCTGCAATACGCGGGCAACGGCATGTGGTCGCGCGAGGAAGACTACTGGGCCGAGAAGATCAGCGTGCAGTGCTACCTGGCCTACGAGAAGGCGCTGAAGCAGCACGACGCGCGGCACCGTGAGCGGCGCACGCGCCTCGACTGGGGCAACGGGCCCGAGTGGACCAAGGGGCCTGCGTCGTTCTGGGAGCACCGGCCCGCGCAGCGCCCCGCGGGGCTCTGA
- a CDS encoding CehA/McbA family metallohydrolase codes for MKLSNAHLAMLVSLVAAGCGDAPVGPPAPTGEWLRGDLHLHSSHSTDALDNPVDVVIARAEGLGMDYFVFTDHDNHVNGAITTWSDPLYASDQMVMLYGTEFTTARFHANLFSAMPWDHLALYALRDGAGEDILDEAHAQGLHFSVNHPVNMDPWELPLSLPYDSMEVWNAVFRLPANNTQAIALWDGLLLDGRRVPARGGSDSHHQEGYEGGLLNVGNPTTWIFARERTAEAIIEALGAGRASISYAAEAERLDFSADAEGDGVYETLVGDTLPAAGRRLRFRVEVASAQADAEYELTVLRNGEPFITQELTATSFEFEDRTDAGSRVYYRAELRGPVNLTDTTAPTLYGNMIAMTNPIYVGYE; via the coding sequence ATGAAGCTGTCCAATGCCCACCTCGCCATGCTCGTCTCGCTCGTCGCCGCCGGTTGCGGGGATGCGCCCGTGGGCCCGCCGGCGCCCACCGGTGAGTGGCTGCGTGGCGACCTGCACCTGCACTCGTCGCACAGCACCGACGCGCTCGACAACCCGGTCGACGTGGTCATCGCCCGCGCCGAGGGGCTGGGCATGGACTACTTCGTGTTCACGGACCACGACAACCACGTGAACGGCGCCATCACCACGTGGTCGGACCCGCTCTATGCGAGCGACCAGATGGTGATGCTCTACGGCACCGAGTTCACCACCGCGCGCTTCCACGCGAACCTGTTCTCCGCCATGCCGTGGGACCACCTGGCGCTGTACGCCCTGCGTGACGGGGCGGGCGAAGACATCCTGGACGAGGCCCACGCGCAGGGGCTGCACTTCTCGGTGAACCACCCCGTGAACATGGACCCGTGGGAGCTGCCGCTCTCCCTGCCCTACGACTCCATGGAGGTGTGGAACGCGGTCTTCCGCCTGCCCGCCAACAACACCCAGGCCATCGCGCTGTGGGATGGGCTGCTGCTGGACGGCCGGCGTGTCCCCGCGCGCGGCGGGAGCGACAGCCATCACCAAGAGGGCTACGAGGGCGGCCTGCTGAACGTGGGCAACCCCACCACGTGGATCTTCGCGCGCGAGCGCACCGCCGAGGCCATCATCGAAGCGCTGGGCGCCGGGCGCGCCAGCATCAGCTACGCCGCCGAGGCCGAGCGCCTGGACTTCAGCGCCGACGCCGAAGGTGACGGCGTGTACGAGACCCTGGTGGGCGACACGCTGCCCGCCGCGGGCCGGCGCCTGCGCTTCCGCGTGGAGGTCGCTTCCGCACAGGCAGACGCCGAGTACGAGCTGACGGTCCTGCGCAACGGCGAGCCGTTCATCACCCAAGAGCTCACCGCGACCAGCTTCGAGTTCGAGGACCGCACGGACGCGGGCAGCCGCGTGTACTACCGCGCCGAGCTGCGCGGGCCCGTGAACCTCACGGACACCACGGCGCCCACGCTCTACGGCAACATGATCGCGATGACCAACCCGATCTACGTGGGCTACGAGTGA